The following are encoded together in the Actinoplanes sp. N902-109 genome:
- a CDS encoding NAD(P)/FAD-dependent oxidoreductase has translation MNPQRIVVVGAGHVGLYTALRLSKKLSSRRAEVVVIDPQPHMTYQPFLPEASAGNISPRHSVVPLRRELKRCRIVAGEVTKIEHARKTVTVQPIEGPVKEIEYDHIVVAPGSVSRTLPIPGLREQGIGLKTIGEAIYLRNHVLDRLDVAAVTPDPEVRKASLTFLFVGGGFAGAEALGEMEDVVRDGLKYYPELKQEEVRFVLVEAANKILPEVGPQMGAYAARQLRKRDIDIRLETIMKSCVDGEVHLSDGDVFNAGTIVWTAGVKPSPMLDNTDLPRGPRGHVNCLPTLQVVTEDGKVLDGAWSAGDCAQVPDLTNPGGWCSPSAQHAVRQAAVLADNIRRVVLGGTPKDYKHKYAGSVASLGLHKGVAKVYGVKLKGWPAWMMHRLYHVSRIPSVNRKVRVLADWGLASVLKREVISLGQLHEPREEFTDVTPPLTDNKESRPVAAGTR, from the coding sequence GTGAACCCGCAACGCATCGTGGTGGTAGGGGCAGGGCACGTCGGTCTGTACACGGCCCTTCGCCTGTCGAAGAAGCTCAGCTCGCGCCGGGCCGAGGTCGTTGTCATCGATCCTCAGCCGCACATGACCTATCAGCCGTTCCTCCCCGAGGCGTCGGCCGGCAACATCTCCCCGCGTCACTCGGTCGTGCCGCTGCGCCGTGAGCTCAAGCGCTGCCGCATCGTCGCGGGTGAGGTCACCAAGATCGAGCACGCCCGCAAGACGGTGACCGTGCAGCCGATCGAGGGCCCGGTCAAGGAGATCGAGTACGACCACATCGTGGTGGCTCCCGGCTCCGTCTCGCGCACCCTGCCCATCCCGGGCCTGCGCGAGCAGGGCATCGGCCTCAAGACCATCGGTGAGGCCATCTACCTGCGCAACCACGTCCTCGACCGGCTCGACGTCGCGGCCGTGACCCCGGACCCCGAGGTGCGCAAGGCGTCGCTGACGTTCCTGTTCGTGGGCGGCGGGTTCGCCGGTGCCGAGGCGCTGGGCGAGATGGAGGACGTCGTGCGCGACGGCCTCAAGTACTACCCCGAGCTCAAGCAGGAGGAGGTCCGCTTCGTCCTGGTCGAGGCGGCCAACAAGATCCTGCCCGAGGTCGGCCCGCAGATGGGTGCCTATGCGGCCCGCCAGCTGCGCAAGCGCGACATCGACATCCGGCTCGAGACCATCATGAAGTCCTGCGTGGACGGCGAGGTGCACCTCTCCGACGGGGACGTGTTCAACGCCGGCACCATCGTGTGGACCGCCGGCGTCAAGCCGTCGCCGATGCTCGACAACACCGACCTCCCGCGCGGCCCCCGCGGCCACGTCAACTGCCTGCCCACGCTGCAGGTCGTGACCGAGGACGGCAAGGTGCTCGACGGCGCCTGGTCGGCCGGCGACTGCGCCCAGGTGCCCGACCTGACCAACCCCGGTGGCTGGTGCTCGCCGAGCGCGCAGCACGCCGTCCGGCAGGCCGCGGTGCTCGCCGACAACATCCGCCGGGTCGTCCTCGGCGGCACCCCCAAGGACTACAAGCACAAGTACGCGGGCAGCGTTGCCAGCCTCGGCCTGCACAAGGGCGTCGCCAAGGTGTACGGCGTGAAGCTCAAGGGCTGGCCGGCGTGGATGATGCACCGGCTCTACCACGTCAGCCGCATCCCGTCGGTCAACCGCAAGGTGCGAGTGCTGGCCGACTGGGGTCTGGCCTCGGTGCTCAAGCGCGAGGTCATCTCGCTGGGCCAGCTGCACGAGCCCCGCGAGGAATTCACCGACGTGACGCCCCCGCTGACCGACAACAAGGAATCCCGTCCGGTCGCCGCGGGTACCCGCTGA
- a CDS encoding small ribosomal subunit Rsm22 family protein: protein MIAELPADLRTGLEAETVRAPEERMAQSVTRLIEAYRSGRPATAPILTSGMDVAAYAAYRMPATFAAVRSALAQIAQALPEFGPRSQLDVGGGTGAAAWAAADAFPGLSDITVLDQVADALGLGKRLASRAGSPALRQAAWQQWQAAQPAELPGADLVTLSYVLGELTEQAQAALTARLLGAAKGLLLVIEPGTPAGYQRILRVRQAMLDHGLTIVAPCPHQAACPLAEVPGDWCHFAARVNRSALHRRLKSAQLGHEDEKFSFIAAAPADVPLRPAARVLRHPQFRKGMVTMQLCRADDTVRPQIVSKKEGPLYREARDVEWGAAWPPDPRG from the coding sequence GTGATCGCTGAGCTGCCCGCCGACCTGCGCACCGGACTGGAGGCCGAGACCGTCCGGGCCCCCGAGGAGCGGATGGCCCAGTCGGTGACCCGCCTCATCGAGGCATACCGGTCCGGCCGTCCTGCCACCGCACCGATCCTCACCTCGGGCATGGACGTCGCGGCGTACGCGGCATACCGGATGCCCGCCACCTTCGCCGCGGTTCGTTCGGCGCTGGCGCAGATCGCGCAGGCCCTCCCGGAGTTCGGCCCGCGCAGCCAGCTCGATGTGGGCGGCGGCACCGGCGCGGCAGCCTGGGCGGCGGCCGATGCCTTTCCCGGCTTGTCCGACATAACCGTGCTCGATCAGGTAGCCGACGCGCTCGGACTCGGCAAGCGGCTCGCGTCCCGGGCCGGCAGTCCCGCCCTGCGCCAGGCGGCGTGGCAGCAGTGGCAGGCCGCCCAGCCGGCGGAGCTGCCCGGCGCCGACCTGGTCACGCTGTCGTACGTCCTCGGCGAACTGACCGAGCAGGCCCAGGCCGCGCTGACGGCTCGCCTGCTCGGGGCGGCGAAGGGGCTGCTGCTCGTCATCGAGCCCGGCACCCCGGCCGGTTATCAGCGCATCCTGCGGGTCCGCCAGGCAATGCTCGACCACGGGTTGACCATCGTCGCGCCGTGCCCGCACCAGGCCGCGTGCCCGCTCGCGGAGGTGCCTGGCGACTGGTGCCACTTCGCCGCCCGGGTCAACCGTTCCGCGCTGCACCGGCGGCTGAAGAGCGCCCAGCTCGGCCACGAGGACGAGAAGTTCTCGTTCATCGCCGCCGCCCCGGCCGACGTCCCGCTCCGGCCCGCCGCGCGGGTGCTCCGGCACCCCCAGTTCCGCAAGGGCATGGTCACCATGCAGCTGTGCCGCGCGGATGACACCGTACGGCCGCAGATCGTCTCGAAGAAGGAAGGCCCGCTCTATCGCGAGGCTCGGGACGTGGAGTGGGGCGCTGCGTGGCCCCCGGACCCCCGCGGCTGA
- a CDS encoding Bax inhibitor-1/YccA family protein, which yields MKTTNPVLSRLGQAAEQGRSAGYGPYGPPAQPGYGQPYGASPGYPAAPPDVRPMTMDDVVVKTVTLLGVTGLSAVAAWNVVPDRLLYPVWIGAMLVGLVLGLVLSFMRMVNPALAVVYAVVEGAFLGLASRYFNDILGYSGIVLQAVVATFGVFFLMAFLYRARVIRATPRFRKIMYAVLMGLAGVVLINLVLWLFGVDTGLRSNGALGIGFSLVCIVVASLSLILNFDQIEQATRMGLPQRYAWTAAFGILVGLIWLYIEILRLLSFLQSDD from the coding sequence GTGAAGACAACGAACCCGGTGCTCTCGCGCCTCGGCCAGGCGGCCGAGCAGGGGCGCTCGGCCGGATACGGACCCTATGGGCCCCCTGCCCAGCCGGGTTACGGTCAGCCCTATGGGGCGAGCCCCGGCTACCCGGCGGCGCCACCCGACGTGCGCCCCATGACGATGGACGACGTCGTCGTCAAGACCGTGACGCTGCTCGGCGTCACCGGCCTGTCCGCCGTCGCCGCGTGGAACGTGGTGCCCGACCGTCTGCTCTACCCGGTCTGGATCGGCGCCATGCTCGTCGGCCTGGTGCTCGGCCTGGTCCTGTCGTTCATGCGCATGGTCAACCCGGCCCTCGCCGTGGTCTACGCCGTCGTGGAGGGCGCGTTCCTCGGCCTGGCCAGCCGCTACTTCAACGATATCCTGGGCTACTCGGGCATCGTCCTGCAGGCGGTGGTCGCCACCTTCGGCGTCTTCTTCCTGATGGCCTTCCTCTATCGGGCCCGCGTCATCCGCGCCACCCCACGTTTCCGCAAAATCATGTACGCGGTGCTGATGGGCCTGGCCGGCGTCGTCCTCATCAACCTCGTGCTGTGGCTGTTCGGCGTCGACACCGGCCTGCGCTCCAACGGCGCCCTGGGCATCGGCTTCAGCCTGGTCTGCATCGTGGTGGCCTCGCTCAGCCTCATCCTCAACTTCGACCAGATCGAGCAGGCGACCCGGATGGGCCTGCCGCAGCGCTACGCCTGGACCGCCGCCTTCGGCATCCTGGTCGGCCTGATCTGGCTCTACATCGAGATCCTGCGCCTGCTGAGCTTCCTGCAGAGCGACGACTGA